One window from the genome of Hoplias malabaricus isolate fHopMal1 chromosome 18, fHopMal1.hap1, whole genome shotgun sequence encodes:
- the pcdh1g22 gene encoding protocadherin 1 gamma 22: MLPLSPAEIRMMFGRLRDTMGIIVLSRRDICCCFVLPLILLWSPLEAQTRYTIPEELRAGSVVGNIAKDLVLDVSAAADRRLRIASGSGKQYFSVSAEKGELVVNEQMDRESLCGQRVPCVLPLEAVVENPLQLHRVEVEIQDINDNAPGFNSRERTLNVPESITPGAKFLLDSAEDPDVGSNSLQSYSLDRNKHFVLNVKTQDGIKIPELVLDKPLDREKQAVHKLILTAVDGGNPVRSGTCEITVVVLDNNDNAPQFEKSFYEAAVDENQLVGNDVMKVSAVDLDEGPNGEVEYFFADKTSDALKSVFEINPKTGVISVKGLLDYEQANLHKFDVLARDRGNPQMEGHCSVKISVNDMNDNDPDIVITSLSSPVPENASVNTVIALISARDVDSGQNGRVNLTLAPGSPFKLSPSLSNHYSLVTNGPLDREAFPEYQLTLNAIDSGSPPRTSQNTLKITVSDVNDNPPVFSQRSYTVYTQENAALGSILCSVSAHDPDLGHNAKITYSLLDSRVQDVPISSYVYINSENGSIFSMSSFDYEKMKVLKVQVQARDQGSPSLSSNATVHVFIVDQNDNAPAVIYPSAALGSVSHQRMPRSAKAGHLVTKVTAVDADSGHNAWISYRLAEATDASLFGVSFHTGEVRTKRSVSEQDDSSQRLLIEIRDNGEPAQSSTVTVEVLIEDGFHEPVSESRQKSPELNKRSGRITLYLIVALASVSSLCLMTFFILLVKCARGSRGGSSCCIRRSDSGYKTPNRNLQIQLNTDGPIKYVEVLGGDVMSQSQSFGSYLSPMSEFSDFTLVKPSSTTDFTDTLNVLDASLPDSTWTFECQQVSVC, from the coding sequence ATGCTGCCTTTGTCTCCTGCAGAAATTCGGATGATGTTCGGACGCCTCCGAGACACGATGGGGATTATAGTGCTTTCGCGGAGGGATATTTGCTGCTGTTTTGTCCTTCCTCTCATCCTCTTGTGGAGTCCCCTCGAGGCGCAGACGCGCTACACCATCCCCGAGGAGCTGAGGGCGGGATCCGTGGTCGGGAATATCGCTAAAGACCTGGTTCTGGACGTGTCCGCGGCGGCAGATCGCAGGCTGAGAATAGCCTCGGGGTCAGGTAAGCAGTACTTCAGCGTGTCTGCGGAGAAGGGCGAGCTCGTTGTGAATGAGCAGATGGACAGAGAAAGCCTGTGCGGGCAGCGCGTGCCGTGCGTGCTGCCTCTGGAGGCTGTGGTTGAAAACCCTCTGCAGCTGCACCGAGTGGAGGTGGAGATCCAGGACATCAACGACAACGCGCCCGGGTTTAACTCGCGGGAACGCACTCTGAACGTCCCCGAGTCTATCACCCCCGGCGCTAAGTTCCTCCTGGACAGTGCGGAGGACCCGGACGTGGGGTCGAACTCTCTACAGTCCTACAGTCTGGACAGGAACAAGCATTTTGTGTTGAATGTAAAAACCCAAGATGGAATTAAAATCCCGGAGCTGGTTCTGGACAAACCCCTGGACCGGGAGAAGCAGGCGGTTCACAAGCTCATACTCACCGCGGTTGACGGCGGGAATCCGGTCAGATCTGGCACGTGCGAGATCACCGTTGTGGTTCTGGATAATAATGACAACGCCCCCCAGTTTGAGAAGTCGTTTTACGAAGCAGCTGTAGATGAGAACCAGCTGGTGGGAAATGACGTCATGAAGGTAAGCGCTGTGGATTTAGATGAAGGGCCCAATGGGGAGGTGGAGTACTTCTTTGCGGACAAAACATCCGATGCGTTAAAGTCCGTGTTTGAAATCAACCCGAAGACCGGCGTGATTAGTGTGAAAGGGCTGCTGGACTATGAACAAGCTAATTTGCATAAGTTTGACGTCCTGGCCAGGGACAGAGGGAACCCACAGATGGAAGGCCACTGTAGCGTGAAAATCAGTGTCAACGACATGAACGACAACGACCCGGACATCGTCATCACCTCCCTGTCCAGCCCAGTGCCCGAAAACGCCTCGGTGAACACCGTGATCGCTCTCATCAGCGCGAGGGACGTGGACTCTGGTCAGAACGGGAGAGTAAATCTCACCCTGGCTCCTGGATCTCCCTTTAAGCTCAGCCCGTCCCTCTCCAACCACTACTCATTGGTCACAAACGGTCCTCTAGATCGAGAGGCTTTCCCAGAGTACCAGCTCACATTAAACGCCATTGATTCAGGTTCCCCACCACGGACTTCTCAAAATACCCTTAAAATCACCGTTTCTGACGTCAATGATAACCCTCCCGTCTTCTCTCAGAGGTCATACACAGTTTACACCCAGGAAAACGCTGCTCTCGGGTCAATACTCTGCTCTGTATCAGCGCACGACCCAGACCTGGGCCACAACGCCAAGATCACCTACTCACTTCTGGACTCCAGAGTTCAGGACGTCCCCATCTCCTCCTACGTCTACATCAACTCTGAGAACGGCAGCATCTTCAGCATGAGCTCCTTCGACTACGAGAAGATGAAGGTGCTGAAGGTCCAGGTTCAGGCGAGAGATCAGGGCTCTCCGTCTCTGAGCAGCAACGCCACGGTCCACGTGTTCATCGTGGACCAGAACGACAACGCCCCCGCCGTCATTTACCCCTCCGCGGCCCTGGGCTCCGTGTCCCATCAGAGGATGCCCCGCTCCGCTAAAGCGGGACACCTCGTGACTAAGGTGACGGCGGTGGACGCGGACTCGGGCCATAACGCCTGGATCTCCTATCGGCTCGCGGAGGCCACGGACGCGTCTCTGTTCGGCGTGAGTTTCCACACGGGAGAGGTGAGGACTAAGCGCTCGGTCTCGGAGCAGGACGACTCCTCTCAGAGACTGCTGATAGAGATCAGGGACAACGGAGAACCGGCGCAGTCCAGCACGGTCACCGTGGAGGTGCTGATAGAGGACGGCTTTCACGAGCCCGTCTCCGAGTCCCGGCAGAAAAGCCCGGAGCTGAATAAGAGGAGCGGCAGGATCACCCTGTACCTGATCGTAGCTCTGGCCTCGGTGTCCTCGCTGTGCTTGATGACCTTCTTCATCCTGTTGGTGAAGTGTGCTCGAGGCAGCAGAGGCGGCTCCAGCTGCTGTATCAGACGGAGCGACTCTGGATATAAGACCCCCAACAGAAACCTGCAGATCCAGCTCAACACCGACGGACCCATTAAGTACGTGGAGGTGCTGGGGGGAGACGTGATGTCTCAGAGTCAATCCTTCGGCTCCTACCTCTCTCCGATGTCCGAGTTCAGTGACTTCACCCTGGTCAAGCCCAGCAGCACCACGGACTTTACAGACACGCTCAACGTGCTGGACGCCTCCCTGCCGGACAGCACCTGGACCTTCGAGTGTcagcaggtgagtgtgtgttga
- the LOC136674958 gene encoding protocadherin gamma-C5-like, with amino-acid sequence MRTARRRRAGLWPALRLVCFAALWSPTGAQLRYSIPEESKEGSVVGNLAKDLSVGAAELAERRLRIATESGEQFFGLDSRSGELTVREVIDRESLCEQSASCVLPLQLIIEDPLQFYRVEVDIQDINDNSPRFLSSSHVLEVAESTLTGARFRLEPALDPDVGSNALRTYSLSKNEHFALNLKNNKDGTKVPELVLERAFDREKQPVHRLVLTAIDGGNPPRSGSAEITVRILDANDNAPVFEKDLYEVKVMENCAPGTLILTVQAKDLDEGVNSQIEYSFGAHTSEAIQNFFAINSETGELLVSKDLDYESGKSFEFDIRAKDKGTPVMEGHCRVQVAVVDVNDNAPEISIASSPKPVREDATAGTMVALINVKDLDSGLNGNVTLTTSSNHPFKLKPTFSNHYALVTDGRLDREQFPEYNIELKASDSGSPPLFTSTIVKVNILDVNDNPPVFSKPEYSVYVKENCAPGTVVSSVSASDLDTGDNAKIVYSIIESKKQDVPVSSYFYINSENGSIFSMSSFDYEKMKVLKVQVQARDQGSPSLSSNATVHVFIVDQNDNAPAVIYPSAALGSVSHQRMPRSAKAGHLVTKVTAVDADSGHNAWISYRLAEATDASLFGVSFHTGEVRTKRSVSEQDDSSQRLLIEIRDNGEPAQSSTVTVEVLIEDGFHEPVSESRQKSPELNKRSGRITLYLIVALASVSSLCLMTFFILLVKCARGSRGGSSCCIRRSDSGYKTPNRNLQIQLNTDGPIKYVEVLGGDVMSQSQSFGSYLSPMSEFSDFTLVKPSSTTDFTDTLNVLDASLPDSTWTFECQQVSVC; translated from the coding sequence ATGAGGACtgcgaggaggaggagggccgGGCTGTGGCCCGCGCTGCGGCTCGTGTGCTTCGCCGCGCTGTGGAGCCCAACCGGAGCCCAGCTGCGCTACTCCATCCCCGAGGAGTCGAAGGAGGGCTCCGTCGTCGGGAATCTCGCCAAAGATCTGAGCGTCGGAGCGGCGGAGCTCGCCGAGCGCAGGCTGAGGATAGCGACCGAGTCCGGGGAGCAGTTCTTCGGCCTGGACTCGAGGAGTGGCGAGCTGACGGTGAGGGAGgtgatagacagagagagcctCTGCGAACAAAGCGCCAGCTGCGTGCTGCCGCTGCAGCTCATCATCGAGGACCCTCTGCAGTTCTACCGCGTGGAGGTGGACATTCAGGATATTAACGACAACTCTCCTCGGTTCCTCTCGAGCTCCCACGTTTTAGAAGTCGCAGAGTCGACACTGACGGGGGCCAGGTTTCGTTTAGAGCCCGCCCTGGACCCTGACGTTGGATCTAACGCGCTGCGCACGTATTCCTTAAGTAAAAACGAGCATTTCGCCTTGAATCTAAAGAACAACAAGGATGGGACTAAGGTCCCGGAGCTGGTGCTGGAGAGAGCGTTTGACCGGGAGAAACAGCCTGTTCACCGCCTCGTTCTGACCGCCATCGACGGGGGAAATCCGCCCAGATCAGGGAGCGCGGAAATTACAGTGAGGATCCTGGACGCTAACGACAACGCTCCTGTGTTTGAGAAAGACCTGTACGAGGTTAAAGTGATGGAGAACTGTGCTCCTGGGACGCTGATACTCACTGTACAAGCAAAGGATCTGGATGAAGGGGTGAATAGCCAGATAGAGTACTCCTTTGGGGCTCATACGTCTGAAGCTATTCAGAATTTCTTCGCCATCAACTCAGAAACTGGTGAGTTACTAGTGTCCAAGGATCTTGATTATGAAAGCGGTAAATCTTTTGAGTTTGACATAAGAGCTAAAGATAAAGGAACCCCAGTGATGGAAGGTCATTGTAGAGTCCAGGTGGCAGTAGTGGATGTGAATGATAACGCTCCAGAAATCTCCATAGCCTCCTCACCCAAGCCTGTGAGAGAGGACGCCACCGCCGGGACCATGGTGGCTTTAATAAACGTAAAAGACCTAGATTCAGGTTTAAACGGAAATGTAACTTTGACGACGTCTTCTAACCACCCTTTTAAACTGAAGCCCACATTTTCTAATCACTATGCGCTGGTGACTGACGGGAGATTAGACCGCGAGCAGTTCCCAGAATATAACATTGAGCTTAAAGCCTCAGACTCTGGGTCTCCGCCTTTATTTACAAGCACCATAGTAAAGGTGAATATATTAGACGTGAACGACAACCCCCCTGTTTTCTCTAAGCCCGAGTACTCAGTGTACGTTAAAGAGAACTGTGCCCCAGGGACAGTGGTGTCATCAGTGTCTGCCTCGGATCTAGACACAGGGGACAATGCTAAGATCGTTTACTCCATCATTGAATCCAAAAAACAAGACGTCCCGGTCTCCTCTTACTTCTACATCAACTCTGAGAACGGCAGCATCTTCAGCATGAGCTCCTTCGACTACGAGAAGATGAAGGTGCTGAAGGTCCAGGTTCAGGCGAGAGATCAGGGCTCTCCGTCTCTGAGCAGCAACGCCACGGTCCACGTGTTCATCGTGGACCAGAACGACAACGCCCCCGCCGTCATTTACCCCTCCGCGGCCCTGGGCTCCGTGTCCCATCAGAGGATGCCCCGCTCCGCTAAAGCGGGACACCTCGTGACTAAGGTGACGGCGGTGGACGCGGACTCGGGCCATAACGCCTGGATCTCCTATCGGCTCGCGGAGGCCACGGACGCGTCTCTGTTCGGCGTGAGTTTCCACACGGGAGAGGTGAGGACTAAGCGCTCGGTCTCGGAGCAGGACGACTCCTCTCAGAGACTGCTGATAGAGATCAGGGACAACGGAGAACCGGCGCAGTCCAGCACGGTCACCGTGGAGGTGCTGATAGAGGACGGCTTTCACGAGCCCGTCTCCGAGTCCCGGCAGAAAAGCCCGGAGCTGAACAAGAGGAGCGGCAGGATCACCCTGTACCTGATCGTAGCTCTGGCCTCGGTGTCCTCGCTGTGCTTGATGACCTTCTTCATCCTGTTGGTGAAGTGTGCTCGAGGCAGCAGAGGCGGCTCCAGCTGCTGTATCAGACGGAGCGACTCTGGATATAAGACCCCCAACAGAAACCTGCAGATCCAGCTCAACACCGACGGACCCATTAAGTACGTGGAGGTGCTGGGGGGAGACGTGATGTCTCAGAGTCAGTCCTTCGGCTCCTACCTCTCTCCGATGTCCGAGTTCAGTGACTTCACCCTGGTCAAGCCCAGCAGCACCACGGACTTTACAGACACGCTCAACGTGCTGGACGCCTCCCTGCCGGACAGCACCTGGACCTTCGAGTGTcagcaggtgagtgtgtgttga
- the LOC136675085 gene encoding protocadherin gamma-C5-like, with translation MRKRWLAGLLHALVVWSLTEAQIRYTIPEELSEGTVVGNIAKDLDLKLSEVSERNLRLASESGERYFGVDSAKGELVVRARLDRETLCGQSATCLLPLEAIVENPLQLYRVEIEIQDINDNSPAFQNNAKVLNIAESTAPGARFRLEAAQDPDVGSNSLRTYTLSKNEHFALDIITEKDGTKVPQLILEKSLDREKQPTLSLLLIALDGGKPAGTGTAEISVHILDINDNSPVFEKAQYDAQIPENIATGAVVVSVKALDKDEGANSEVLYSFAPHTTDLINSIFSIDSLTGDIKVNSKLDYETGSSFKFDVIAADKGVPPMEGLCSVHLEVLDINDNAPEIVLKSSPSPVREDAPVGTVVALISARDLDTGENGKVRLTLLPGVPFTLKPSIPNHYTLTTERTLDREAHSVYAVVVVASDSGSPPLSSQQEVLVSVVDVNDNPPVFTQPFYTVYVKENSAAGSILCSVSALDPDQGQNAKVLYSVLESRVLDSPLSSYVYINSENGSIFSMSSFDYEKMKVLKVQVQARDQGSPSLSSNTMVHVFIVDQNDNAPAVIYPSAALGSVSHQRMPRSAKAGHLVTKVTAVDADSGHNAWISYRLAEATDASLFGVSFHTGEVRTKRSVSEQDDSSQRLLIEIRDNGEPAQSSTVTVEVLIEDGFHEPVSESRQKSPELNKRSGRITLYLIVALASVSSLCLMTFFILLVKCARGSRGGSSCCIRRSDSGYKTPNRNLQIQLNTDGPIKYVEVLGGDVMSQSQSFGSYLSPMSEFSDFTLVKPSSTTDFTDTLNVLDASLPDSTWTFECQQVRESQHLDFV, from the coding sequence ATGAGAAAACGGTGGCTCGCGGGGCTGCTTCACGCTCTGGTTGTGTGGAGTCTAACCGAGGCTCAGATTCGCTACACGATCCCCGAGGAGCTGAGTGAGGGCACCGTGGTGGGGAACATCGCCAAGGACCTGGATCTGAAATTATCCGAGGTTTCGGAGCGGAATTTGCGGCTCGCCTCCGAGTCCGGGGAGCGGTATTTCGGCGTGGATTCGGCCAAAGGGGAACTGGTGGTGAGAGCGAGACTCGACAGAGAGACGCTATGCGGTCAGAGCGCTACCTGCCTCCTTCCTCTGGAGGCGATTGTAGAAAACCCACTGCAGCTTTACCGCGTAGAGATAGAGATCCAGGACATTAACGACAACTCCCCCGCGTTCCAGAATAACGCGAAGGTGTTAAATATAGCGGAGTCTACTGCACCGGGCGCGAGGTTTCGTTTAGAAGCGGCTCAGGACCCGGATGTTGGCTCAAATTCATTGCGTACGTACACACTCAGTAAAAACGAACACTTTGCACTAGATATAATAACAGAAAAGGATGGGACTAAAGTTCCTCAGTTGATTTTAGAAAAATCATTGGACAGAGAGAAGCAGCCAACGCTCAGTCTTTTACTCATTGCTTTAGACGGAGGAAAACCAGCCGGAACTGGAACAGCTGAGATCAGTGTTCATATTTTAGACATTAATGATAACTCTCCAGTGTTTGAAAAAGCTCAGTATGACGCGCAGATCCCAGAAAATATAGCGACAGGAGCAGTGGTAGTGTCTGTAAAAGCTTTGGATAAAGATGAAGGTGCGAATAGTGAAGTTCTTTATTCATTCGCACCACACACAACTGATTTAATAAACAGTATATTCTCTATTGACTCTTTGACTGGAGACATTAAAGTCAACAGTAAACTGGATTATGAAACAGGAAGCTCGTTTAAGTTTGATGTCATTGCGGCAGACAAAGGAGTTCCACCAATGGAGGGCCTTTGTAGCGTCCATTTAGAAGTGTTAGACATAAACGACAACGCCCCAGAAATAGTGCTGAAATCCTCACCCAGTCCTGTGCGGGAGGACGCTCCTGTGGGGACCGTGGTGGCTTTGATAAGCGCCAGAGATCTCGACACCGGAGAGAACGGCAAAGTCCGTCTGACCTTATTACCAGGAGTCCCCTTCACTCTAAAGCCCTCCATCCCCAACCAttacacactgaccacagagagGACCCTGGACCGAGAGGCTCACTCCGTCTACGCTGTGGTTGTTGTGGCCTCGGACTCCGGGTCCCCTCCGCTCTCCTCTCAGCAGGAGGTTCTGGTCAGTGTAGTGGACGTGAACGACAACCCACCTGTTTTCACTCAGCCCTTTTACACCGTGTACGTGAAAGAGAACAGCGCCGCCGGGTCCATCCTGTGTTCCGTTTCAGCTCTGGATCCGGATCAGGGCCAAAACGCCAAGGTTTTATACTCGGTTCTGGAATCCAGGGTTCTAGACTCTCCATTATCTTCATACGTCTACATCAACTCTGAGAACGGCAGCATCTTCAGCATGAGCTCCTTCGACTACGAGAAGATGAAGGTGCTGAAGGTCCAGGTTCAGGCGAGAGATCAGGGCTCTCCGTCTCTGAGCAGCAACACCATGGTCCACGTGTTCATCGTGGACCAGAACGACAACGCCCCCGCCGTCATTTACCCCTCCGCGGCCCTGGGCTCCGTGTCCCATCAGAGGATGCCCCGCTCCGCTAAAGCGGGACACCTCGTGACTAAGGTGACGGCGGTGGACGCGGACTCGGGCCATAACGCCTGGATCTCCTATCGGCTCGCGGAGGCCACGGACGCGTCTCTGTTCGGCGTGAGTTTCCACACGGGAGAGGTGAGGACTAAGCGCTCGGTCTCAGAGCAGGACGACTCCTCTCAGAGACTGCTGATAGAGATCAGGGACAACGGAGAACCGGCGCAGTCCAGCACGGTCACCGTGGAGGTGCTGATAGAGGACGGCTTTCACGAGCCCGTCTCCGAGTCCCGGCAGAAAAGCCCGGAGCTGAATAAGAGGAGCGGCAGGATCACCCTGTACCTGATCGTAGCTCTGGCCTCGGTGTCCTCGCTGTGCTTGATGACCTTCTTCATCCTGTTGGTGAAGTGTGCTCGAGGCAGCAGAGGCGGCTCCAGCTGCTGTATCAGACGGAGCGACTCTGGATATAAGACCCCCAACAGAAACCTGCAGATCCAGCTCAACACCGACGGACCCATTAAGTACGTGGAGGTGCTGGGGGGAGACGTGATGTCTCAGAGTCAGTCCTTCGGCTCCTACCTTTCTCCGATGTCCGAGTTCAGTGACTTCACCCTGGTCAAGCCCAGCAGCACCACGGACTTTACAGACACGCTCAACGTGCTGGACGCCTCCCTGCCGGACAGCACCTGGACCTTCGAGTGTCAGCAGGTGAGGGAGAGTCAGCATCTTGATTTTGTTTGA
- the LOC136675098 gene encoding protocadherin gamma-C5-like, translating into MKHGANGGWRQAALWLLGFALLWDRTGAQTRYTIPEEVKEGFVVGNLAKDLGLDVSDVASRKLRIASDSNRQYFRVDSEKGELLVNGRIDREGVCSQSAACVLPLQVVIENPLQLRRVEVEIQDINDNSPNFHTKDATLKMPESIAPGARFLLESAEDSDVGSNSLNSYSLSRNDFFRLNVKALKDRRKVPELIVEKALDREKQAVHKLTLTALDGGNPVRSGAAVLQIIVQDVNDNEPKFDLPAYKAHVAESAGVGASALTVHATDLDEGLNGEIQYQFCTHTTELVKRAFRVNSTSGDVTVIGHLDYEITKSYTFDVCAKDQGNPDLEGHSSVQIDVVDENDNPPEIILTSPPSPVPENATVGTVVALINVRDLDSGENGKVQLNIPLHFPFKLKPSFDNHYSLVTASALDRELQAEYNVEIVAHDSGLPSLKTTEFVNVKVLDVNDNAPVFSQPSYTVYIPENNVAGASLFSVAAVDKDVDRNAVVTYSLVDSKVNQIPASSYFYINSENGSIFSMSSFDYEKMKVLKVQVQARDQGSPSLSSNATVHVFIVDQNDNAPAVIYPSAALGSVSHQRMPRSAKAGHLVTKVTAVDADSGHNAWISYRLAEATDASLFGVSFHTGEVRTKRSVSEQDDSSQRLLIEIRDNGEPAQSSTVTVEVLIEDGFHEPVSESRQKSPELNKRSGRITLYLIVALASVSSLCLMTFFILLVKCARGSRGGSSCCIRRSDSGYKTPNRNLQIQLNTDGPIKYVEVLGGDVMSQSQSFGSYLSPMSEFSDFTLVKPSSTTDFTDTLNVLDASLPDSTWTFECQQVRDAVRFVSAQFSFSLHLWK; encoded by the coding sequence ATGAAACACGGAGCGAACGGAGGGTGGAGACAGGCGGCGCTCTGGCTGCTGGGCTTCGCTCTTCTGTGGGATAGAACCGGAGCCCAGACTCGCTACACGATCCCCGAGGAGGTGAAGGAGGGCTTCGTCGTGGGGAACCTCGCTAAGGACCTCGGTTTAGACGTCTCGGATGTCGCCTCCCGTAAGTTGCGAATAGCCTCAGACTCTAACAGACAGTATTTCCGCGTGGACTCGGAAAAGGGCGAGCTGCTGGTGAATGGTAGGATCGACCGGGAAGGCGTCTGCTCTCAGAGCGCGGCGTGTGTCCTGCCACTGCAGGTCGTTATTGAGAATCCTTTACAGCTGCGCCGCGTCGAGGTGGAGATACAGGATATAAACGACAACTCGCCCAATTTCCACACGAAAGatgccaccttaaaaatgcCAGAGTCTATCGCTCCTGGGGCTCGGTTTCTTTTAGAAAGCGCAGAGGATTCGGACGTGGGCAGCAACAGTTTAAACTCTTATTCTCTGAGCAGAAACGACTTCTTTCGCCTGAATGTGAAAGCGCTAAAAGACAGAAGGAAAGTGCCGGAGCTGATTGTGGAGAAAGCGCTGGACAGAGAGAAGCAGGCCGTGCATAAGCTGACACTGACGGCGCTGGACGGGGGGAACCCGGTGAGGTCTGGCGCTGCTGTGCTTCAGATCATTGTCCAAGACGTAAACGACAACGAGCCGAAATTCGACCTTCCTGCGTACAAAGCGCACGTGGCTGAGAGCGCTGGCGTGGGCGCGAGCGCTCTGACTGTGCACGCCACCGACTTAGACGAAGGTCTGAATGGCGAAATACAATATCAGTTCTGCACACACACCACCGAGCTGGTGAAGCGGGCTTTCCGAGTCAACTCCACGTCAGGAGACGTCACGGTGATCGGACATTTAGATTACGAGATCACCAAGTCATACACGTTTGATGTCTGCGCGAAAGATCAAGGCAACCCAGACCTGGAGGGTCATTCCTCCGTTCAAATAGACGTCGTAGATGAAAACGACAACCCTCCTGAGATTATCCTGACGTCACCGCCCAGCCCCGTGCCCGAAAACGCCACCGTGGGGACCGTGGTAGCCCTCATTAACGTCAGAGATTTGGATTCTGGTGAAAATGGCAAAGTCCAGTTAAACATCCCCCTGCATTTCCCTTTTAAACTGAAACCCTCCTTCGATAACCACTACTCCCTGGTCACCGCCTCAGCCTTGGACCGTGAACTTCAGGCAGAATACAACGTAGAAATAGTGGCCCATGATTCTGGACTGCcatctttaaaaacaacagaattCGTGAACGTGAAAGTCCTGGATGTGAACGACAACGCTCCCGTGTTCTCCCAGCCTTCGTACACCGTGTACATACCGGAGAATAACGTAGCGGGGGCCTCGCTGTTTTCCGTAGCCGCTGTAGACAAAGACGTGGATAGAAACGCTGTGGTGACGTATTCACTCGTGGATTCAAAAGTGAATCAGATCCCGGCGTCTTCTTACTTCTACATCAACTCTGAGAACGGCAGCATCTTCAGCATGAGCTCCTTCGACTACGAGAAGATGAAGGTGCTGAAGGTCCAGGTTCAGGCGAGAGATCAGGGCTCTCCGTCTCTGAGCAGCAACGCCACGGTCCACGTGTTCATCGTGGACCAGAACGACAACGCCCCCGCCGTCATTTACCCCTCCGCGGCCCTGGGCTCCGTGTCCCATCAGAGGATGCCCCGCTCCGCTAAAGCGGGACACCTCGTGACTAAGGTGACGGCAGTGGACGCGGACTCGGGCCATAACGCCTGGATCTCCTATCGGCTCGCGGAGGCCACGGACGCGTCTCTGTTCGGCGTGAGTTTCCACACGGGAGAGGTGAGGACTAAGCGCTCGGTCTCAGAGCAGGACGACTCCTCTCAGAGACTGCTGATAGAGATCAGGGACAACGGAGAACCGGCGCAGTCCAGCACGGTCACCGTGGAGGTGCTGATAGAGGACGGCTTTCACGAGCCCGTCTCCGAGTCCCGGCAGAAAAGCCCGGAGCTGAACAAGAGGAGCGGCAGGATCACCCTGTACCTGATCGTAGCTCTGGCCTCGGTGTCCTCGCTGTGCTTGATGACCTTCTTCATCCTGTTGGTGAAGTGTGCTCGAGGCAGCAGAGGCGGCTCCAGCTGCTGTATCAGACGGAGCGACTCTGGATATAAGACCCCCAACAGAAACCTGCAGATCCAGCTCAACACCGACGGACCCATTAAGTACGTGGAGGTGCTGGGGGGAGACGTGATGTCTCAGAGTCAGTCCTTCGGCTCCTACCTTTCTCCGATGTCCGAGTTCAGTGACTTCACCCTGGTCAAGCCCAGCAGCACCACGGACTTTACAGACACGCTCAACGTGCTGGACGCCTCCCTGCCGGACAGCACCTGGACCTTCGAGTGTCAGCAGGTGAGGGATGCGGTACGCTTTGTTTCAGCCCAGTTTTCCTTCAGTCTACACCTGTGGAAGTGA